A window of Garra rufa chromosome 16, GarRuf1.0, whole genome shotgun sequence contains these coding sequences:
- the tent5d gene encoding uncharacterized protein tent5d, with translation MEDDRRFHKLTQEQVETLDQVLTEVIPIHGRGNFPTLEIKPKDIIHVVRDRLILKKIKVRDVRLNGSTASHVLVKENGTSYKDLDIIFGVELPKPEDFQIIKEVVLGCLLDFLPKGVNKDKITALTMKEAYVQKMVKVFTEHDRWSLISLSNNSGKNVELKFVNSLRRQFEFSVDSFQIILDSMLQSYLDAERRKILEGQGGQDSSLPPSQGIQTAQMDETFLSSCDTGHHQGSDIDMSCKTDDIQTICDSQCCCKTSQKEQSKFSEQEPTLETDDVETEIVQTATMPMEQVSEHSEMVHVELKNELHENVSLPTETLLEVNTNETGVDSGEGNEQVGVKTMSVKESSPTVKTSINETDSDKTEYMLDIEPVKSQPWLEMVHTDFSCLSTTETFGERCTFQPAPITFLSQSALESYAEYPLPPPAKKNSQNSQMVVLKHSSPKPPRKMSKKTTLVPCSPEKPVSNNSDVNTCQVLHPPKAYPKESLPMQVKLSGLTTKSFELSSASENDSKESKELANCTGAFTVTAPENGMHSEETLYMSLSPEESLQSQVQTSEPETGEATHVTILISTPNPSNLPKDQNRINQPFNESVQTTPCQAVVPLINVNSEPLLQANDSYDLNSASPKKKDTESCAQVDDATSPKYLTEPSESVTMATNCASQMLKPLSADLTIDSQVVGNNSSGSENVISPQVHNYPVSTLQTQELLVPSPQTKEPPELLSLVALPEVQSLTVSATHLSKPPEPSICLTANLESPSISEPLLEPSVISMDVIDPSEVLFEDTESSESLSQGLTPSAVSISPTLEMSMSSVSEELVSKISDPSALDINEPIHPSKELPCVTVLAESMYGDFEQAMDHLRYRLIATRNPEEIRGGGLLKYSNLLVRDFKPACETEIKTLERYMCSRFFIDFPDVNEQQRKIESYLRNHFIGEEKSKYDYLMTLRRVVNESTVCLMGHERRQTLNMITILALKVLGEQNIIPNANNVTCYYQPAPYMTDHNFSNYFISNGHSPLIYHPYPLHLHMQSGLV, from the coding sequence ATGGAAGATGACCGCCGGTTTCACAAACTGACACAAGAACAGGTGGAGACTTTAGACCAAGTTCTTACAGAGGTCATTCCCATTCATGGCAGGGGTAATTTCCCAACCCTTGAAATCAAGCCTAAAGACATAATCCATGTGGTCAGAGACAGACTgattttgaagaaaatcaagGTGAGAGATGTTCGTCTAAATGGCTCTACAGCCAGTCATGTGCTGGTCAAAGAGAATGGCACCAGCTACAAAGACTTGGATATCATCTTTGGTGTGGAGCTTCCCAAACCAGAGGACTTCCAGATTATCAAGGAGGTGGTTTTGGGCTGTCTGTTGGACTTTCTACCTAAAGGTGTCAACAAAGATAAGATTACAGCTCTCACCATGAAAGAGGCATATGTGCAAAAAATGGTCAAAGTGTTCACTGAGCATGACCGTTGGAGCCTTATCTCCCTCTCAAACAATAGCGGTAAGAATGTGGAGCTCAAGTTTGTCAACTCTCTACGACGCCAATTTGAATTCAGTGTGGATTCCTTTCAGATCATCCTGGACAGTATGCTACAATCTTATTTGGATGCTGAAAGGAGGAAGATTTTGGAAGGGCAAGGGGGCCAAGACTCTTCATTGCCCCCAAGTCAAGGAATTCAGACAGCCCAAATGGATGAAACATTCCTCAGCTCGTGTGACACAGGGCATCACCAAGGAAGTGACATTGATATGTCCTGCAAAACTGATGACATTCAGACTATCTGTGACTCTCAGTGTTGTTGTAAAACAAGTCAGAAAGAGCAGTCAAAATTTTCAGAACAAGAACCAACTCTCGAAACAGACGATGTTGAAACAGAGATTGTTCAAACTGCAACTATGCCTATGGAACAAGTATCAGAGCACTCTGAAATGGTGCATGTGGAGTTAAAAAATGAACTTCATGAAAATGTGTCTTTGCCAACGGAGACACTGCTCGAAGTAAATACAAATGAAACAGGTGTTGACTCAGGGGAGGGAAATGAACAAGTTGGGGTAAAAACGATGTCTGTTAAGGAATCGAGTCCTACCGTTAAAACATCTATTAATGAAACAGATTCTGACAAAACAGAATACATGTTAGACATAGAGCCAGTTAAATCCCAACCATGGCTTGAAATGGTACATACAGACTTCTCTTGTCTTTCAACAACAGAGACTTTTGGTGAGCGATGCACATTCCAACCTGCTCCCATTACGTTTCTTTCACAATCAGCACTAGAATCATATGCGGAGTATCCTTTACCACCCCCTGCCAAAAAAAACAGCCAAAATTCACAAATGGTTGTTCTCAAGCATTCCTCACCCAAACCTCCTCGGAAAATGTCCAAAAAGACAACCCTTGTACCGTGTTCACCAGAAAAACCAGTGTCAAATAATTCAGATGTTAATACTTGTCAGGTTTTGCATCCACCTAAAGCTTACCCAAAAGAATCATTACCTATGCAGGTTAAATTGTCAGGTCTTACCACAAAAAGCTTTGAATTATCCAGTGCCTCAGAAAATGACTCTAAAGAGTCTAAAGAACTAGCCAATTGTACCGGAGCTTTTACTGTCACTGCTCCAGAGAATGGTATGCATTCAGAAGAGACATTGTACATGAGTCTATCACCAGAGGAAAGCCTTCAAAGTCAAGTGCAAACTTCAGAACCAGAAACAGGTGAAGCTACTCATGTCACTATTCTAATTTCTACACCCAATCCCAGTAACCTCCCCAAAGATCAAAACAGGATAAACCAGCCTTTTAATGAAAGTGTTCAGACAACACCATGTCAGGCAGTGGTACCTCTTATCAATGTAAATTCTGAGCCTTTACTTCAGGCAAATGACAGTTATGACCTCAACTCAGCCTCCCCCAAAAAGAAAGATACAGAGTCTTGTGCTCAAGTTGATGATGCCACATCACCAAAATATCTTACTGAACCATCTGAATCAGTCACTATGGCAACAAATTGTGCCTCTCAGATGTTAAAACCACTGTCTGCAGACCTTACTATTGACTCACAAGTGGTAGGGAATAATTCTTCAGGCTCTGAAAATGTTATATCACCTCAAGTTCACAACTACCCCGTATCCACTCTGCAGACTCAGGAACTTCTTGTGCCAAGTCCACAGACTAAAGAACCTCCAGAACTATTATCCCTTGTCGCTTTACCAGAAGTTCAAAGCCTCACAGTATCAGCAACACATTTGTCAAAACCACCAGAACCTTCTATATGCTTAACAGCAAATCTAGAATCTCCTAGCATCTCAGAGCCTCTTTTAGAACCATCAGTTATATCTATGGACGTCATAGACCCTTCTGAAGTACTCTTTGAAGATACAGAATCATCTGAATCACTTTCACAGGGCTTGACACCGTCTGCAGTATCTATATCACCTACATTAGAAATGTCCATGTCATCAGTAAGTGAGGAGCTGGTTTCCAAGATATCAGACCCTTCAGCCTTAGACATTAACGAGCCCATACACCCCTCAAAAGAGCTGCCTTGCGTTACAGTGTTGGCTGAGAGCATGTATGGTGACTTTGAGCAGGCTATGGACCACCTACGTTACCGGCTAATAGCAACGCGCAACCCTGAAGAGATCAGAGGTGGAGGCCTGCTCAAGTACAGTAATCTGCTTGTCCGGGACTTCAAACCTGCCTGTGAAACAGAAATTAAGACACTTGAGCGCTACATGTGTTCACGTTTTTTTATTGACTTCCCTGATGTGAATGAGCAGCAGCGCAAGATCGAATCGTACCTGCGCAACCACTTTATTGGAGAGGAGAAAAGTAAATATGATTACTTGATGACCCTTCGGAGAGTGGTCAATGAGAGTACTGTGTGCTTGATGGGGCATGAACGCCGTCAGACTCTCAATATGATTACCATTCTAGCACTTAAAGTCCTGGGCGAGCAAAACATCATTCCCAATGCCAATAATGTTACCTGCTACTACCAGCCTGCACCATACATGACAGACCACAACTTCAGTAACTATTTCATTTCAAATGGCCATTCCCCACTTATATATCACCCCTACCCGCTACACTTACACATGCAGTCTGGATTAGTTTAG